In one window of uncultured Draconibacterium sp. DNA:
- a CDS encoding amidase: MMKRRSFFKTTALGGSAVALSGVTACVQESAMQEEVDLATFDLNETSALALQQKMESGELTAERICQKYLDRIALVDPHLKSVIELNPDALDIGRKLDEERQNGKIRGPLHGIPIMIKDNIDTGDKMQTTAGSLGLEGNIVEKDAFIVKKLRAAGAVLLGKTNLSEWANFRSTNSSSGWSGRGGQVRNPFCLDRSPCGSSSGTGAAVSGNLCTIGIGTETNGSIVCPSGINGIVGIKPTLGTWSRQGIIPIAHSQDTAGPMCRNVTDAAILLGALAEFDADDAETHLKQGVIYNDYTSFLKPDGLKGKRIGIAVQMIPSHEKVKGLMKKAVEAMQKSGAELVEDLKFETNRKWGNPSYEVLLYEFKADLNKYLQEHPSAPKKSLAELIEFNNANADEEMPWFGQEIFEEAQGKGDLSSEEYLQALADSKRYAGKEGIDALMDTHNLDAIIAPTNGPTWSIDWVNGDSFTGGSSSPAAISGYPNITVPMGFVEGLPIGLSFFGRAWSEPVLLEIAYAFEQATKHREAPNFKKSLMG; encoded by the coding sequence ATGATGAAACGTCGTTCCTTTTTTAAAACAACAGCCCTGGGTGGTTCTGCTGTCGCTTTAAGTGGTGTAACTGCTTGTGTGCAAGAGTCTGCTATGCAGGAAGAAGTTGATCTGGCTACATTCGATTTAAATGAGACATCGGCATTAGCGCTTCAGCAAAAAATGGAATCCGGAGAGCTGACGGCCGAGCGTATTTGTCAAAAATACCTCGATCGAATTGCTTTGGTCGACCCGCATTTAAAGTCGGTAATTGAGCTTAACCCGGATGCTTTGGATATTGGCAGGAAGCTGGATGAGGAACGACAAAACGGAAAAATTCGCGGGCCTTTGCACGGTATTCCGATAATGATTAAAGACAATATTGACACGGGCGATAAAATGCAAACCACTGCCGGATCGTTGGGTTTGGAAGGAAATATAGTTGAGAAGGATGCATTTATCGTAAAAAAATTACGCGCAGCCGGCGCGGTATTGCTGGGGAAAACCAACCTCAGCGAATGGGCGAATTTCCGTTCCACCAATTCATCAAGTGGATGGAGTGGACGAGGCGGGCAGGTAAGAAATCCTTTCTGCCTCGATCGTAGTCCGTGTGGTTCCAGTTCCGGAACAGGGGCTGCTGTTTCTGGTAATCTTTGTACCATCGGAATTGGTACCGAAACCAACGGTTCGATTGTTTGTCCGTCGGGGATTAACGGGATAGTGGGCATTAAACCAACACTGGGAACCTGGAGTCGTCAGGGAATTATCCCGATTGCTCACAGCCAGGATACGGCGGGGCCGATGTGCCGCAATGTTACCGATGCAGCTATTTTATTGGGAGCTTTGGCTGAGTTTGATGCTGATGACGCGGAAACGCATTTAAAACAAGGAGTGATCTACAACGACTATACTTCTTTTCTTAAGCCGGACGGATTAAAAGGCAAACGAATTGGTATTGCTGTCCAAATGATTCCGTCGCATGAAAAGGTAAAAGGATTAATGAAAAAGGCCGTTGAGGCGATGCAGAAAAGCGGGGCGGAGTTGGTTGAGGACCTGAAATTTGAAACCAACCGCAAGTGGGGAAACCCATCCTACGAAGTATTGCTTTACGAATTTAAAGCCGACCTGAATAAATACCTGCAGGAACATCCTTCTGCACCCAAAAAATCGCTGGCAGAACTGATTGAGTTTAACAATGCCAATGCCGATGAGGAAATGCCGTGGTTTGGGCAGGAGATTTTTGAAGAAGCACAGGGAAAGGGTGATTTGAGTTCTGAAGAATATTTACAGGCGTTGGCCGACTCGAAACGTTATGCAGGGAAAGAAGGAATTGATGCCTTGATGGATACCCACAATCTGGATGCGATAATCGCACCAACCAACGGCCCAACATGGAGTATCGACTGGGTAAATGGCGACAGTTTTACCGGTGGTAGCTCTTCGCCGGCAGCTATTTCCGGTTATCCGAATATTACGGTACCCATGGGTTTTGTTGAAGGCCTGCCGATTGGACTTTCATTCTTTGGCCGCGCATGGAGCGAGCCTGTTTTGCTTGAGATTGCCTATGCTTTCGAGCAAGCGACAAAACACAGAGAAGCTCCTAATTTTAAAAAATCGTTGATGGGATAA
- a CDS encoding glycosyltransferase family 9 protein has translation MKVKFLIIRFSSIGDIVLTTPVVRGLKQQVENAEVHFVTKKKFACLVYANPNIDKVYFLEDNMGMLIHELAKENYDYIIDLHNNFRSNQIKRRLKMQSYAVNKINWEKFLMIRFKMNRLPDVHIVDRYLETLSVFDVKSDNEGLDYFIDETTSFNQDDLPESFQNGYVAFVIAGTYFTKKLPVHKVSEICQKIQYPVILLGGKNEYDEGEKVLSQSKGNVLNFAGKISLNQSASLVRDSRLVLANDTGLMHIAAAFKKKIYSFWGNTIPEFGMTPYQPGESSEMMQVTDLKCRPCSKLGHHKCPKKHFKCMEDIDIEKAVEWINKNC, from the coding sequence ATGAAGGTCAAATTTCTGATTATACGTTTTAGCTCTATTGGCGACATTGTTCTTACAACGCCGGTTGTGCGTGGTTTGAAGCAGCAGGTGGAGAATGCTGAAGTGCATTTCGTTACCAAAAAGAAGTTTGCCTGCCTGGTTTATGCCAATCCGAATATCGATAAGGTTTATTTTCTGGAGGATAATATGGGAATGCTAATCCATGAATTGGCAAAAGAAAACTATGACTATATTATCGATCTTCATAATAATTTCAGAAGCAATCAAATAAAGCGTCGGCTAAAAATGCAGTCGTATGCGGTGAATAAAATCAATTGGGAGAAGTTTCTGATGATTCGATTTAAAATGAATCGTTTGCCCGACGTTCACATTGTTGATCGGTACCTGGAAACGCTTTCGGTTTTTGATGTGAAAAGCGATAATGAGGGGCTCGATTATTTTATTGATGAAACAACTTCGTTTAATCAGGATGATTTGCCGGAATCTTTTCAGAATGGTTATGTGGCTTTTGTAATTGCCGGGACTTATTTTACCAAAAAACTGCCTGTTCATAAGGTCAGCGAGATATGCCAGAAAATTCAGTATCCGGTAATTTTACTGGGAGGTAAAAATGAATACGACGAAGGCGAAAAGGTGCTTTCGCAGTCGAAGGGGAATGTGCTGAATTTTGCCGGAAAGATATCGCTTAATCAGTCGGCTTCGCTGGTGCGCGACTCGCGTTTAGTGTTGGCTAACGACACCGGATTAATGCACATTGCTGCGGCTTTTAAAAAGAAGATCTATTCATTTTGGGGAAATACCATTCCGGAGTTTGGAATGACACCGTACCAACCCGGCGAGTCGTCGGAGATGATGCAGGTGACCGATTTGAAATGCCGTCCCTGTTCCAAGCTTGGCCACCACAAATGTCCCAAAAAGCATTTTAAATGTATGGAAGACATTGATATTGAAAAGGCTGTTGAGTGGATTAACAAGAATTGCTAA
- the atpC gene encoding ATP synthase F1 subunit epsilon: protein MHLEIITPDKKIFEGDVSLIQLPGSKGGFEILKNHAPIISTLEKGVLKIKETNGAEQHFEVDGGVIENKANKIIVLVEST, encoded by the coding sequence ATGCATTTAGAAATAATTACACCGGATAAAAAAATTTTTGAGGGCGATGTCAGCCTGATTCAATTGCCCGGAAGCAAAGGTGGCTTTGAAATACTTAAAAACCATGCTCCAATTATTTCAACACTCGAAAAAGGAGTGCTGAAAATTAAGGAAACAAATGGTGCTGAGCAGCATTTTGAAGTTGACGGTGGTGTAATTGAAAATAAAGCAAATAAAATTATTGTACTTGTTGAATCAACATAG
- the atpD gene encoding F0F1 ATP synthase subunit beta has translation MAQSIGKILQVIGPVVDVNFDSEGSELPSIYDALEIPREGKESLIIECQQHVGENTIRCVAMDSTDGLQRGTAVHALGSPITMPKGEIALGRLLNVVGDSVDGLEQLPKEGLNIHNKPPKYEDLTTESEVLYTGIKVIDLIEPYAKGGKIGLFGGAGVGKTVLIQELINNIALAHSGLSVFAGVGERTREGNDLLREMIEANIVDYGEDFKKSMEEGNWDLSKVDPEKLKKSKLAMVFGQMNEPPGARARVALSGLTIAESLRDGDGSAGGGRDILFFVDNIFRFTQAGAETSALLGRMPSAVGYQPTLATEMGVMQERITSTKHGSITSVQAVYVPADDLTDPAPATTFAHLDATTVLSRKIAELGIYPAVDPLDSSSRILTPEVVGDEHYNCAQDVIMLLQRYTELQDIIAILGMDELSEEDKLVVHRARRVQRFLSQPFFVASAFTGLEGKLVSIEDTIKGFRMIMNGEVDKYPEAAFNLVGTIEEAIEKGEKLLADN, from the coding sequence ATGGCTCAGAGCATAGGAAAAATATTACAGGTTATCGGACCTGTAGTAGATGTTAATTTCGATAGTGAAGGCAGTGAACTTCCATCAATCTACGATGCATTGGAAATTCCCCGCGAAGGCAAAGAAAGTTTAATAATAGAGTGTCAGCAACACGTTGGCGAAAACACTATTCGTTGTGTTGCTATGGATTCAACCGATGGTTTACAGCGTGGTACTGCGGTACATGCTTTGGGTAGCCCTATTACGATGCCAAAAGGAGAGATTGCACTTGGTCGCCTGCTGAACGTGGTTGGCGATTCGGTTGACGGATTGGAGCAATTACCAAAAGAAGGATTAAACATTCATAATAAACCACCGAAATACGAAGATTTAACAACAGAATCCGAAGTGTTATACACCGGGATTAAGGTAATCGACCTGATTGAGCCTTATGCAAAAGGTGGTAAAATTGGTTTGTTTGGTGGTGCCGGTGTTGGAAAAACTGTATTGATTCAGGAGCTGATCAATAACATCGCATTGGCACACTCGGGATTATCGGTATTTGCCGGTGTTGGTGAGCGAACACGCGAAGGAAACGACCTGCTTCGTGAGATGATTGAAGCCAACATCGTAGATTACGGTGAGGACTTCAAAAAATCGATGGAAGAAGGAAATTGGGACCTTTCGAAAGTAGATCCTGAAAAATTGAAAAAATCGAAGCTGGCCATGGTATTTGGTCAGATGAATGAGCCACCGGGTGCACGTGCCCGTGTTGCACTTTCAGGATTAACAATTGCTGAAAGTTTACGCGATGGCGACGGTTCTGCCGGAGGTGGGCGTGACATTCTTTTCTTCGTTGATAATATTTTCCGTTTTACTCAAGCGGGTGCTGAAACTTCGGCACTGCTGGGCCGTATGCCGTCGGCAGTAGGTTACCAGCCAACGCTGGCCACCGAAATGGGGGTTATGCAGGAACGGATTACTTCTACTAAGCATGGTTCGATTACGTCGGTACAGGCTGTTTATGTACCTGCTGATGACTTGACCGACCCTGCTCCGGCAACAACATTTGCCCACCTCGATGCAACAACGGTATTAAGTCGTAAAATTGCTGAGCTGGGTATTTATCCTGCGGTTGATCCGCTCGATTCTTCTTCACGGATTCTTACTCCTGAAGTTGTTGGTGATGAGCATTACAACTGTGCACAAGATGTGATTATGTTGCTACAACGCTACACCGAGTTGCAGGATATTATCGCAATTCTCGGTATGGACGAACTCTCGGAAGAAGATAAACTGGTAGTACACCGTGCACGTCGTGTTCAGCGTTTCCTTTCTCAGCCGTTCTTTGTTGCTTCGGCATTTACCGGGTTGGAAGGAAAACTGGTTTCGATTGAAGATACCATTAAAGGTTTCAGAATGATTATGAACGGTGAGGTAGACAAATATCCTGAAGCGGCATTTAACCTTGTTGGTACTATTGAAGAGGCCATCGAGAAAGGTGAAAAATTGTTAGCTGATAACTAA
- a CDS encoding polyprenyl synthetase family protein, with amino-acid sequence MYTVEELQNRVSAEIEKRSKELLSNQPVELYAPIKYSLDMGGKRLRPVLVLLACNMFSETVEQAIPAAVGIEVFHNFTLLHDDIMDKADVRRSRPTVHKQFSENAAILSGDAMAFQSYRYFLEERSEALPEVLEVFSKTAIEVCEGQQFDMDFEQRMDVTEEEYLEMIRLKTAVLLACSLKVGALLANAPETLANQLYDFGINLGLAFQLQDDLLDTFGDQAVFGKQIGGDILANKKTFLLINALVKASENEKTALISWIEKEDFDPKEKIAAVTGLYQSIGVKIIAEEKVNDFFNGAIRILDELDVQDVVKQPLRNLAHKMLTRKH; translated from the coding sequence ATGTACACCGTAGAAGAACTTCAAAACAGAGTGAGTGCCGAAATTGAAAAGCGCTCGAAAGAACTGCTCAGTAATCAACCGGTTGAATTGTATGCGCCCATAAAATATTCGCTTGATATGGGCGGAAAACGTTTGCGCCCGGTGTTGGTTTTGCTGGCCTGCAATATGTTTTCCGAAACTGTTGAACAGGCAATTCCTGCAGCAGTTGGTATTGAGGTCTTTCACAACTTTACGCTACTTCACGATGATATAATGGACAAAGCGGATGTGCGTAGAAGCCGCCCTACGGTGCATAAGCAGTTTAGCGAAAATGCAGCTATTTTATCCGGCGATGCCATGGCTTTTCAGTCGTATCGGTATTTTCTTGAAGAACGGTCGGAAGCGCTGCCCGAAGTGCTGGAGGTGTTTAGTAAAACCGCTATAGAAGTATGCGAGGGACAGCAATTCGACATGGATTTTGAACAGCGAATGGATGTTACCGAAGAGGAATACCTGGAAATGATTCGCTTAAAAACGGCCGTTTTGTTGGCATGCAGTTTAAAGGTAGGGGCACTTTTAGCCAATGCGCCCGAAACCCTTGCAAACCAGCTTTATGATTTTGGCATTAACCTGGGATTGGCTTTCCAGTTGCAGGATGATCTGTTGGATACTTTTGGCGATCAGGCTGTTTTTGGTAAACAAATTGGTGGCGATATTCTGGCCAATAAAAAAACATTTTTACTGATTAACGCCCTGGTAAAAGCATCAGAAAATGAGAAAACAGCGCTAATAAGCTGGATAGAAAAAGAGGACTTTGATCCGAAAGAAAAAATTGCTGCCGTTACCGGATTGTATCAATCTATTGGAGTGAAAATTATTGCCGAAGAAAAAGTAAATGACTTTTTTAACGGTGCTATCCGCATTTTAGATGAATTGGATGTGCAGGATGTTGTAAAACAGCCACTTCGCAACCTGGCGCACAAAATGCTTACACGTAAGCATTAG